The following DNA comes from Erythrolamprus reginae isolate rEryReg1 chromosome 8, rEryReg1.hap1, whole genome shotgun sequence.
gaggattatctgatcattgtgtttcatgactgccttgctgactttgaccttttgtgtgctgatttttccccgctttgaaactaaaccagagcaaagtgtgtttcactttgtgaaagaagaaggactgtgaattacctcacagctgcaagctaagtatctcagaactgataagggacttgtataaattaccagtttgtttggagaggagtgctctttgctataccaaaagagggcttagtttaagtgaattttcattataaagaacattgttttgaattttcaaacgtgtgtgtctgaaatttgtacctgtgaaataAACCCTAGAATTAAAGCTaattgaagaaaatattttaaaaaaagaaagaaagaacagagagcACCCAGGACTCCCTCAACAACTAAATTCCATCTCAGATCTGCAGGAAGGGCCCCTCCATCAATTCCCTCTGCACCACGAGTGCAGCACCGTTTCACACGCAGGGGACCACATCGGGGTACAGAGTGAGCCCTCACCTGGGAGGCAAAGGACCACACAGGACTTCGCAGCAGTTCTTCACAAGGTTACCATGGCTGTAGGGATTCTGCACACGGTTCTTCCCTGTCCAGGAGCCTTTAATCTGAAAGAACAAGCAGAGCAGCCTCCAAAAATCCAGAACCAATGTTAGCATTGATCTacacgatgatgatgatgttacacCCAGATCCCGAATGGAAAACGAATCTTTCAAGTTACTCTGGCTTCTTCCATCTGATCTCTCCTGGAACTCTTGGCACCTGCTGTTTTTCTAATTACTTTGCCCTAATAGAGATGCCTTCCACATCCACAGAAGAGTTTTGCTCCCCCAGAGTCTGATACGTCAGTCAAAGGCTCCTGAAAAGAAACAACTGCCCAGTTGGATAGGCAGACTCTCTTCCGCCTAAGCCCTAAGGATTCGAGAAAGCTCTCTTCCTGCTGGAATGAACGGTGGGAGGGCAGAAACACTGCAAATTGCAGCAAAGGGACAGAAGGTGGAAAGGCATTTAGTCTTCACTCTGATAAGcgaagatttctttttttaaaaaaaattgacatgTTTTGAAGAAAGCTTAGTGTGTTCTTTGGAAGGAAATCCAGGGGCTCCAATCCGTTCAAGGGAGAATGGATAGTCTTTCAAGAAACTTAGTCACGCCTGTCCTGGAGTAAGGCCAGCCTTTTATGAGAATAGCACTAACCAATGTTTCCGAAAAAGAACATTCTCACATAGATTAcaaatctctctgtgtgtgtgtttgtgaaagagagagaaggggggagagggaaaaaggggagagggagaaaaggggagagggggggaaagagaggaagagagagaaggaaagaggaaaaaagagaaggggagaagggggagaaagagagagagagaaggggagaggaaaaatgggagagaaggaagaggggggagagagaggaaaaaaggggaggggggaaggagagaaaggggagagagactTTACAGGAAGTGATGTGCCTTTGGAAGCAGCAGTGAGTTGCTGGCCCCGGTTCGGACCacttcttagaaccggtagcagcagtgggccgctccacccacccacccaggccacatgtgcgcatgcacagaagcactgCACACGGTTGCGAGCGCAGGGGCGAACCAGTACTTACATCTTCATTCGTTGTCTGGTTCAAGGCTACCAGGAACGTGTGGAATCCGGTTAGGCCCACCACAGACCAAAGAGTGAAAAAGCAGATCAATACCTCCAGAGCCGTGGGAAGCTCAGTTAAGGAATACAAAccccttacagcagtgtttcccaaccttggcaatttgaggatatctggacttcaactcccagaattccccagccagcattcgctggctggggaattctgggagttgaagtccaaatatcttcaagttgccaaggttgggaaacactgctttacagaaGCATTAACTTCTCCCAATGCTATCCTACCCCATttttacacacgcacacacacacaaacacacacacgagaACAGGGCAGAATGACTTCTCTCCTATTTCTGTCCAGCCAAGTTAAAAACAACGACCAATCAATCAGCAGAAAAAGATATGTCCCTGGAGTTTCTTTCAACGTACTCAAAAAGCCAATCTTCAGGGATTCTGCATGAAAGGAAAAGACAATGTATTTAATCTGCAATTATTAACTACACCAAGAGCgaagggggttttttttcccccagccccccacccccctttccttccttcctaagatGCCCGTCCAAAGCTTTGGTCCAATGACTACAAACCCTACTCACTCAGGGCGACGTAGACAATGTTGAAAGAGAAGATGTAGATGGTGAGGAGTGACAAGGAAAGGATGAAGAGGTAGAAATAACGGTAGTTCCTCTTCCCCACACAGTTTCCTACCCAGGGACAATGATGATCGAAACGCTctgtggggagggggaaaaaacaccagATAAGCTTGCTGTCTTGTTCTTCAATGCCGTCCCAGGAATTTCATCCGGCGTGTTGTAAAGTTTCGCTCTCATACCAAGCCTACGCTTGCAATCTTTCTGGCTAACTATGGAATGGATTCATGTCCTCGTTTCTGAGGTGGGAGGATTGACAAGTGGGCAACTTCTGCCTTCAAAACCCGCTTTGTTTTAAGAAGCGCACCTCGCAGGATAGTGTGAAATATCCAGCAACTTACAGGAAAGGGGCTTGCCATATTTTAAGGTGTATTTTGAAGgaaacccacattggactctttGGGGAATTCAGAGGGAACAAGGAGCAGTGTGGAGACAAGATCTATCTTATCTGAACCTGAAAACAGTAGCAAAACAGAAGCTCTGATGCTCTTGCTTTCGGGtatgcttgtttatttgtttatttgttttgtttctttctttctttctttctttctttctttctttgtttatttattagatttgtatgccgcccctttccatagactcatcCTCTTATTACAGGGAAGTTGCCAATCGTCGCAGATGTAGACTTGTGTGTGGTGGCTTGCGTGGCATCAAAATTACTAACCCCCAAACTCCTGCTTTCGTTTCACTGAAAGTCTAGAATTTACACTTAAAGAGAGGTTTGAAGACTGGCTGTAGACATCCTGCAACCGGAAGGTGGAGTTGCCAGGTCTTCAATTTCGTTTTCCCTTCAATCAGTAGCAAAGGAAACGCTTTACTGCCTCGGAATGTCGAAATATTGCAGAGCAGCTCATGAGCCATCTGGAGAAGGTAAGCTAGGTGCATTGTCTCAGCCCTGAATAGAGCCCTGAAGGGATTGGAGCCTCTGTCACTTACCTACACAGTTGTCGCAAATACTGCAATGTGAGGCCCGGGGTGGCCGGAAGATCTTGCAGGTGTAACAATACTTCAGCTTCACGATCTGGTTATTGATCTGGAAGTTCTTAATGCGCGGAGGTGGCCGCTGACCCGGAGGCACCGTTCCATTGGTTGCCTCTGAAATGAAAGCATACCGTTCACTGCCTGACCGTTGCCCATCTCACCCAgcgaaatgggggggggggggggggggggggagagaagtagTCTACATCCTCTGGCTTGCTGGTTTCACTGATCGCCTCCCCACGTACCTATTTCCATTTCAATGAAAGCTGCCTCATCAGGTAGGGCCCGTGGAATGACCCCGGGGTCACTGAAGCTTGTCCGCAACAGGGTTGCCATTGAAAACAAAAAGAGAATGACGGCAAAGACGGGGATAGCTGGGGAGAGGTGGATAGCAAGATACCGGCACCTGGAATAGGAAAGAATTCAGGTCACTGAAATAACATGCAGAGATGGGTCAGTTCCTGTGGCTCCTAAGACTGTGAGTTTTTTAAGAAACAAGGTTCAAAAAGGGCTCCAGACAAGAGTTTAAAAACTGTGGATTTCTACCCTTTCACTAGAGGACATAGAAGGGACTtggttgaaacagtttgtatttCAAGAACTTCTTCTCTAAAAACAATACTCATCAATCCAACAATCTGTAGAGTTTCTCAGCtgtccagatcatggttgtcctagaggtgctttttcaggaggtaactggactttggttttttccttttgaagatattttgcttgtcatctaaaaggatgcagattatcagctatctgcaaggaatataaatccttccatcccccattaccctgtcagagctgaagaagtttcttggatgagaagcaaaatgtcttcaaacaaaaaacaagaaagtacAGTCGCGGcccgaaaaagcacctttggggcaatcaTGACCTAGATCTCTACAGACTTTAGCTATATAATTTGGGATGGGTGCCCTTCAAATGGTGTGGGAGGGTAGGgatggatataataataataataataataataataataataataataataataataataataataatttattacatttgtatgccgcccctctccgaagactcggggcagaggAAAAACAcctgcagactacaggaaccaagAGCAACAATCAGGTGACTCTGAGGACACagctaaacctccaagtgcttcaatgatGCTCTGAaataggggtctgcaaccttaaacactcaaagagccatttggacctgtttctcaaatgaaaaaaagcactgggagccacaaaacctgggtggactCAACATCACTCACTTCCACCAGTCACAGGAGCCCTTAGCCATACCTACTCAGCCAATCATTGAGGCAGAACCATTGTTAAAAAGCACCggaaaccatagttccctctaagctgagcagtgagcaat
Coding sequences within:
- the ZDHHC9 gene encoding palmitoyltransferase ZDHHC9, yielding MSVLIARKKVTRKWEKLPGRNTFCCDGRIMMARQKGIFYLTLFLIVGTCALFFAFECRYLAIHLSPAIPVFAVILFLFSMATLLRTSFSDPGVIPRALPDEAAFIEMEIEATNGTVPPGQRPPPRIKNFQINNQIVKLKYCYTCKIFRPPRASHCSICDNCVERFDHHCPWVGNCVGKRNYRYFYLFILSLSLLTIYIFSFNIVYVALKSLKIGFLSTLKETPGTALEVLICFFTLWSVVGLTGFHTFLVALNQTTNEDIKGSWTGKNRVQNPYSHGNLVKNCCEVLCGPLPPSVLDRRGILLQEVAISGSGAAPEPRTQDERSAKECSAQEAGGAPEGGNAFPEQSLLPGPTDTAPQEATKPPATTATAEGEESSVQKLDPAQMTP